CGGGGCAGTCGGCCCGGCAGCTCCGATCGGCAGATGGCGTACGGCCGGAGCTGCCGGTGGGTACGACACCGACCCCGGTACCGGTCCGTGTGGGGCCGCGCCAGGCCCCGCGCGACGCCGCGCCTGGCTGGGCGTCGCCCCACTGCCGTGTGGGCCCGCACCCGCTGCCGTGTGGGCAATCGTCCCGCAGGGCGGGACGGGTGGGCACACGGGACGGCGCCCCCAGCCGGGCCCAGGCGTTCCGCGCCTGGACCCGCACCACCGCCGCGGCGCGCTCCCGGTGCGGGTTCAGGCGCGGAAGCCTCTGGCACCGGCAGGGCGCGGGTCCGTTGTGCCCACCCGTTCCGCCCCAGCGGAACGACTGCCCACAACGAGGGCGACGAGGGCACCGCCCCGGGCGGGCGCCGCCCACAACGGGGGTGGCGGCGCCCCGGCGGAACGCATGCCCACAACGGGGTGGGCTGAGGCGCCGCCCCAGGCGGGCGCCGCCCACAACGAGGGCCCTCAGTTGGGGCGGCGGGCTCCCGCCGCCGTGCGGCGGCGCAGTGCCGGGGCGGCGGCCGGGCGGGAGGCCGGCGCGTTCGGGTCGGCGGCGGGCTCGGCCAGACGGCGGGCGAGGGAAGCCGCCGTCGGGTTGCGGAAGACGTCCCGCAGGGTGAGGTCCTGGCCGAACTCGGCGCGGATCCGGTTGAGGAGCCTGACCGCGAGCAGGGAGTGCCCGCCCGACTTGAAGAAGTTGTCGTCCCGGCCGATCGGACGTCCGCCGAGGACGTCCCGGAAGACCCCGAGGAGGCGTTCCTCCCGGCCGTCCGGGCCCACCTCCGTCACCGCCTCGACGGGCGCGTCGGCGTGAGCGCCGGGCGCGGGCAGCCGGGTCACCAGGACGACGCGGGCGGGGGTCAGGTACTCGGGCAGCCGCTCGGCGGCCCAGCCGCGCAGCGTCGCCTCGTCGGCGCCGCCGGGGACGCGGGTGACGTACGCGTACAGGCGGTCGTCGCGGACGGCCACGGCCGTTCCCGTCACGTCGGGGTGCCGGCCGAGCACGTCCTCGACATGGCCCGGCTCGACCGGGTAGCCGCCCACGGTGAGCACGGCCACGGGCCGCAGGGACCCGTCCGCCTCGGCGAAGGCCCGCCGGCCGGTGGTGCGCAGGCCGCCGCCCGGGGTCCGCTCGTGGACCTCGCCGGGCACCCGTACCGGCGCGGGGCGTCCCCGTTCGTCCAGGACCACGGCCTTGTCGGCGGGGGCCGCCGGGCCGTACGACGGGCCGGAGAGCGCGGTGCCGGGGTCGGCGGCGAACGCGTCGAGGGTCTCGGTCAGCCGCCGGGCCAGGAGAGCGGCGGTGTCCGCGTCGTAGAGCGCGGTGGCGTACTCCAGGGCGCCCCGCAGGCCGGCCGGTCCGCCGTCGGCGTCGACCAGCTCGGTCAGCGCGAAGGTGAGGTCGGACTTGGCGCCCACCGCGCTGAACGCGACCGGTTCGCCGTCGAGGACGGACGGGGTCCCGGCCCCGCTCGCCGCCGCGTGCACCTGCAGCATCACCTGGACGAGCGGGGCGTGCGCGGCGGAGCGGTGCGGGCTGAGGTGCTCGACGAGCCGGTCGAAGGGGAGGTCCTGGTGGCTGTACGCGGCGAGTCCGGACTCGCGGACCCGGCGGACCAGTTCGGTGAAGTCGGGGTCGCCGGAGGTGTCGGTGCGCAGCACCAGCGTGTTGACGAAGAAGCCGACGAGCGGGTGCAGGGCGTCGTCGGCGCGGCCGGCGACGGTGGTGCCGACCGCCAGGTCGGTGCCCGCGCCGTGCCGGGTGAGGAGGGCGGCGAGGGCGGCCTGTACGACCATGAAGAGGGTGGCGCCGTTGCTCCGGGCGACGCGCAGCAGGGCCCGGTGGGTGACGGCGCTCACCTCGAAGGCGGTGAGGGCGCCGGCGCCGTCGGTCTCGGCGGGGCGCGGCCGGTCGGTGGGCAGGGCGAGGAGCGGCGGCAGCCCGTCCAGGGCCTCGCGCCAGTGGGCCAGTTGTTCGCCCGCGACGCCGTGCTCGCCGTCGAGGAGCTCGTGCTGCCAGAGGGTGTAGTCGGTGTACTGGACGGGCAGCGGCTCCCAGTCGGGGGCCCGGCCCCCGGCGCGAGCCCGGTAGGCGGTGTCCAGGTCGGCGAGCAGGCAGCCCGTCGACCAGCCGTCGCCGGCGATGTGGTGGACGAGGAGCACCATGGTCTGGCCGCCGTCGCCGTCCGTCACGAGCGAGGCCCGGAAGGGGATCTCGGTGGCCAGGTCGAAGACGTGTCCGGCGGCCGCGTCGACGGCCGCGCGCAGTGCGTCCGGGCCGTCGGCGCCGATCTCCTGGAGCACGGGCGTCGCGCCGGCGAGCACCTGCTGGTACGGCTCCCCGCCCGCCGTCGGGTAGACGGTGCGCAGCACCTCGTGTCGGCCGGCGACGTCCGCGAGGGCGGCGGCGAGCGTGGCCGGGTCGACGGGGCGGTGCAGCCGGGTCACCACGGGAATGTTGTAGGTGGCGCTGGGGCCTTCGAGCCGGCCCAGGAACCAGAGGCGGAGCTGAGCGGCCGACAGCGGGACGCGTGCGGGCCGCAGCGCGTCGGGGACGGGTCGCAGCGGGGGGCGGGCGGGGCCGTCGTCCCGCTCGTCGAGGCGGCGGAGGAGCTGCCGGGGGGTCGGAGCGAGGAAGACGTCGCGGATCGCGGCCTGGAGGCCGAGGGCGCCCCGGATGCGGTTGGTGAGCTTGCCGGCGAGCAGGGAGTGTCCGCCGAGCTTGAAGAAGTTGTCCCCGGGGCGTACGTCGTCCCGGTCGAGGATCTCCGCGAACAGGCCGCGGATGATCTCCTCTCGGGGATCCGCCGCGGAACCCGTCCTGGTTCCCCGTCCGTCGCCGGATGTCCTCCGTTCGGCGAGGGCGCGGGCGAGGGCGTCGTGCCGGCGGTCGAGCCCCCGGCGCTCCTCGACGGTGAGCAGGTCGACCTCGCTCAGCGGCGTGTCGCCGGACCGCTCGGCGAGGGCCGTCAGGGCGCGCTGGAACAGCGCGAGCAGGATCCGTGCGGTGTCCTCGTCGTACAGGTCCGTCGCGTACTGCAGCCCGAGGAGCACTCCCCCGGGTTCGCCGTCGGTGTCGTGCGTCTCGACGCAGTGGAAGGAGAGGTCGAACTTGGCTCCGGCGAGGTCGGCGCCGTCCGCCTCGCCGGAGATGCCGCCGAGGCGGACGGTCGTGTCCTGTGCGGTCTGCGCGCTGACCATCACCTGGAAGAAGGGGTGGCGGCCGAGGGAGCGTTCGGGGTTGAGGTCCTCGACGAGGAGGTCGAACGGCAGGTCGTCGTGGGCGAAGGCCGCCAGGTCCCCGTCCCGTACGCGCCGCACGAGCTCGGCGAGGGTGGGGTCCCCGGTCATGTCGGTGCGCAGGGCCAGGGTGTTCACGAAGAAGCCGACGAGCGCGTGCAGGTCCTCCTCGGGCCGGCCCGCCACCGCCGTGCCGACGACCACGTCCTCGCCTGCGCCGGCCGCCCGGAGGGCGAGGGACAGCGCGGTCCGGACGACCATGAAGAAGGTGGCGCGGCTGCTGCGGGCGACACCGGCGAGCGCCTTGTGGACCAGGGCGTCCACCTCGGCCGTCACCACGGCCCCCCGGTGGCTGGGTTCCGTGAGCCGGGGCCGGTCGGCGGGCAGCCGGGTCTCGGCCGGGATGCCGTCCAGGGCCTTGCGCCAGTACGCCAACTGGTCGTCGCGGACGCCGTGTTCGCCGTCGAGGAGCTCGCGCTGCCAGAGGGCGTAGTCGGTGTACTGGACGGGCAGCAGCTCCCACTCGGGGGCACGGCCCTCGGCGCGGGCCCGGTAGGCGCGGTCGAGGTCGGCGAGCAGGGAGCCCACCGACCAGCCGTCCGTCGCGATGTGATGCACCGAGAGGACGAGGACCGCCGTTCCGTCCGCCACCTGGAACAGCCGTACGCGGAGGGGCAGTTCGCTCGTCACGTCCAGCGGGATCCTGGCGAAGTCGGTCGCCCGCGCCTGCGCTTCCTCAGGCGCGGCGCACTCCTCGACCTCGACCCGCGGCTCCGGCACGTCGAGGACGCACTGGTACGGCTCTCCGTCCCGTACCGGATAGACCGTCCGCAGCACCTCGTGACGGTGCATCACGTCCCGTACGGCCGCCTCCAGGACGACCGCGTCGGGCTGGGCCTCCAGCTGGAGCACCATGGGCGCGTTGTACGCCGGGGAGGAGCCTTCGAGCCGGTTGAGGAACCACAGCCGGCGCTGGGCGTACGACAGGGGGACGGGGTCGGGGCGGTGCTCGTCCGGCACGGGGCGCAGGGCCGGGCGGCGGGGGCCGGTGCCCCGCTCGCCGAGGCGGCGAAGGAGCTGCCGGGGGGTCGGGGCGAGGAAGACGTCGCGGATCGCGGCCTGGAGGCCCAGAGCCCCTCGGATGCGGTTGGTGAGTTTGCCGGCGAGCAGGGAGTGTCCGCCGAGCTTGAAGAAGTTGTCCCCGGGGCGTACGTCGTCCCGGTCGAGGATCTCCGCGAACAGGCCGTTCAGGATCTCCTCGCGGGGGTCCCGGACGGAGCGGGTCCCGGTCCGCTCGCTCTCGCCCGCGGTGCGGGGCCGTGGCTCCTCGGCGAGGGCCCGGTGGCGGCGGTCGAGGGCGTCGCGCTCGCCGTCCGTGAGGAGCCGGACGCGGCTGAGAGGGGTGCTGTCCCGCTCTTCCGCGAAGGCCGTCAGCGCGCGCCGGAAGAGCGTGAGGAGGATCCGTGCGGTGTCCTCGTCGTACAGGTCCGTCGCGTACTGCAGTCCGAGGAGCACCCCGCCGCCGTCGGCCCTCTCCTGGCAGTGGAAGCTCAGGTCGAACTTGGCGGTGGCCAGGTCCGCGTCGTCGAGGACGGCGGGGACGGTCCCGAGCCGGACGGTCGCGTCCTCCCGCCGGGTCTGCGCGCTCAGCATGACCTGGAAGAACGGGTGGCGGCCTAGGGAGCGTTCGGGGTTGAGGTCCTCGACCAGGAGGTCGAACGGCAGGTCCTCGTGGGCGAACGCGACCAGGTCCGTCTCGCGGACGCGGTCCACGAGCGCCCCGAGGCCGGGGTCCCCGGAGAGGTCCGTGCGCAGGGCCAGGGTGTTCACGAAGAACCCGACGAGCTCGTGCAGGTCCTCCTCGGGCCGGCCCGCCACCGCCGTGCCGACCACGATGTCGTCCCCCGCGCCCGCCGCCCGCAGGGCGAGGGCCAGGGCGGCGCGGGCCACCATGAAGAACGTGCCCCGCCGGGCGCGTGCGACGGCGGTGAGGGCCCGGTGGGTTCCGGCGTCCAGCTCGGCCGTGACCATCGCGCCCCGATGGCTGGGCTCCGTCGGCCGGGGTCGGTCGGCGGGCAGTCGCGTCTCGGCCGGGATGCCGTCCAGGGCCTTGCGCCAGTGGGCGAGTTGTTCGTGCGCGGTGCTGTCGGGGTCCTCGGGGTCTCCGAGCATGTCCCGCTGCCACAGCGCGTAGTCCGCGTACTGGACGGGCAGCGGCTCCCAGCCGGGGGCGCGGCCCTCGCCGCGGGCGCGGTAGGCGGTGTCGAGGTCGGCGAGCAGGCAGCCCACCGACCAGCCGTCCGTCGCGATGTGGTGCACGAGGAGGACGAGAACGGCCGTTCCGTCCGTCACCCTGAACAGCCTCACCTGGAGGGGGAGTTCGCGCGTCACGTCCACGGGGAGCCGGGCGAACGCCGTCGCCCGGGCCTCCACGTCCTCGCCCGCCGCGCACTCCTCCACCTCGAAGCGCACGTCGACGTCGTCGAGGATCTGCTGGTACGGCTCCTCGTCCCGGGCCGGGTAGACGGTACGGAGCACCTCGTGCCGCTCCACCACGTCCCGTACCGCCGCTTCGAGCACCGCCGGGTCGGGCATCGATCCCAGCCGGAGCACCACGGGGGCGTTGTAGGCCGAGGAGGCACCCTCGAGCCGGTTCAGGAACCACAGCCGACGCTGGGCGTAGGACAGGGGGATCACGGTTGCTGCTCCTCGTGAGTGACGGGGCGGGCGGGTCGGGCGGCGACGGGGACTGCGGTCAGGCGTCCCGTGCGGCCAACAGCTCCTCGATGTGGGCGGCGAGGTCACGCAGTCGCGGGTGGGCGTAGACGGCCTTGACCGGGAGCGCCACGGACAGCTCGGCCCGCACGCGGGAGACGAGCTTGATGGCGAGCAGGGAGTGGCCGCCGAGCTTGAAGAAGTTGCCGTCCGGGCCGATCGACGCGGCGCCCAGGACCTGGGTCCACACACGGGCGATGAGCTCCTCCGCGCGGCCGTTCAGGCCGTCGGTGCCGGTGCCGGTGGTCGGGGGCTCCGCGTCCGCCGCCGGGGTTTCGAGCCGGGTGGGCAGTGCGGACCGGTCGAGCTTGCCGCTGGGCGTCGTGGCGAACCGGTCCACCGCGACGTACGCGCTCGGCACCATGTAGGCGGGCAGGCTCTCCGAGAGGGCGGCGCGCAGGGCGGTGGCGTCGCCGCCGCGGTGGTAGGCGATCAGGCAGGCGGTGCCGCCGGCGTCCTCGCCGAGGATCACGGCCGCCTCGGCGACGCCGTCCTCGCGGGTGAGGGCGGCCTCGATCTCCGGGAGTTCGATGCGGTGTCCGCGCAGCTTGACCTGGCCGTCGGCGCGGCCGAGGTAGACGAGCCGGCCGTCGGGGAGCAGCCGGCAGCGGTCGCCGGTGCGGTACATGCGCCCGCCGGGGGCGTCACCGGAGACGATGTCGGCGACGAAACGTTCCGCCGTGAGTCCGGGGCGGCGGCGGTAGCCGCGGCCCACGCGCGGGCCCGCGAGGTACAGCTCGCCGGACTCCCCCGGCCCGACCGGAGCGAGCTTCTCGTCGAGCAGGCGCATCCGGAGGCCCGGCAGGACGGCGCCGATGTGCGGCTCCCCCGGCCAGTCGATCCAGCCGGCGGTGGCGTCGACGGTGCACTCGGTCGGACCGTACACGTTGAGCGCGCGCAGCAGGCCGGACCGGTGGGCGGCGGCCAGCCGGTCCCACAGCGCCGGACTGATCGCCTCGCCTCCGACGAGGAGGGTCAGCGGGCGCGGGCCGCCGTCCTCGGTGAGCAGGTCGAGGAGCGGGTCGGCGTGCGAGGGGGTGATGTCCAGATCGGTGAGGGCCTGCTCGTCGACGAAGGCGGCGAGCAGCGACGGGTCGCGGCGGGTCTCCTCGTCGATCATGACGAGGGTGTCGCCCCGGCAGAGCCGTGTCCACTGCTGCACGGAGGCGTCGAACGACGGGGAGGCGTTCCAGCCGACCCGGCGGCCCTCGCCCGTGGCGGCGCCCGCCTCCTCCAGTTCCTTCAGCAGCAGGGAGGCGGCGGCGCGGCCGATCTCGACGCCCTTGGGGCGGCCGGTGGAACCGGAGGTGTAGATGACGTAGGCGAGCGTGTCTCCGGTGACCGGAACGGGCGTGTACGGGGACGGGGCCGGGTCACCGCTCGGGGCGGCCGCCAGCTCGGCGAACGTCACGGCGCGGGCACCGGGGGCCGGGGAGCCGGCCGTACCACTCGTACCGTCCGTGCCGTCCGTGCCGTCCAGGACCACCAGGTCGGCGCCGGAGTCCTCGACGAGGTAGCGGCGGCGGTCGGCGGGCAGCGCCGGGTCGACCGGCAGGTAGGCGGCGCCGGCCGTGAGCGTGCCGATGATCGCGGTGACCAGGGCGGCGCCCCGGGGCAGGCAGAGCGCCACGACGCTCTCCGGGCCGACGCCGAGGGCACCGAGCCGGGCGGCGAACACGGCGGCCTCGGCGCGCAGCTCGTCGAAGGTGAGGCGGCGGTCACCGGCGACGACGGCGGTGCGGCCGCCGGGAGCGGTGGCGAACCGTGCCAGGAGGTCCGCCGCGCCGGTTCCGGCGGCGACGCAGGTGCCGCAGGAGCAGGCCTCCGAGACGGAGGGGGCCGATGAGGCCGGGGTGGCGGAGGAGGCCTGGGGGGCGAAGGGGGCCTGGGCGGCGGAGGGGGCCTGGGCGGCGGCCGGTACGACAGTGGAACGCTCGGGGAGGACGGCGGTCATGGCGGGGCTCACCTTCCGTACAGGGTGGTGGAGGGGGCGGAGGTCGGGGAGCAGTCGGACAGCCGTACCGGCTCGCCCATGGCGACGACGATCTTCCGGTCTCCGGTGTACGACTCCCGGCCGTGCGCGCAGAGGATGTTGTCGACGAGCATCAGGTCGCCGGCCTGCCAGCTCTCCCGCAGGGTGACCGCCTGGTACACGTCGTTGATCGCGTCCACCTCGGCGTCGGTGAGGACGGTGCCGTCGCCCAGGCGGGTGTCGAAGGGCAGGCCGTCCGCGCCGAACGTGTCGGTGAGGACCTCGCGGACGTCCTCGTCGAGGCTGCGGGCGTTCCAGAACGCGAAGTGGTTGAACCAGGAGCGTTCGCCGGTCACCGGGTGGGTGATGACGGCGGAACGGCGCTGGCGGGTGCGCAGGGTGTCCTCGTCGAGCCACTCGTAGCCGATCGCGTTCGCGTCGCAGTACTCCTCGGCGCCCGCGGGCTCGTCCGACGAGAAGGCCTTGCGCCAGGGCATGCCCGCCAGGTCGGAGTAGTTGCGCACGAGGAGCCAGCCGGCCTCGGCGAACCGCGCGACCAGGTCCTGCGGCAGCAGGGCGAGGGCCTTGCGCATGTCGCCGACGGTGGTCGCGCCACCGGTCTCGGGGGCGGTGACGCAGCCGAAGAGCAGGACGCCGGGGAAGTCGAGGGTGTAGCTGTTCTCGTTGTGCAGGCGGATCGCCTGGGCGGCCGGCAGGTCGGTGGAGGAGAACACGCCCTCGCCGAAGTCGCTGCGCGGGGTGGCCTTCTCCTTGTAGCCGGCGCGCCGGGCGATCAGCACGTCCCTCGCCTCGGCGAACGTCTCCGTGTCGGTCACCGGAAGTCCGCGCAGCATGACCGCGCCGGAACGGTGCAGTTCGGCCTGGATGGCGGGGAGCTGGGCGGACAGCCAGGCGGTGGCCTCGGCCATGGTGTCGAAGCCGGGGGTGTGGACGAGGGCCGGCTTGCCGGGCTCCCGGACGACGGTGATCCCGGTGGCGGCCGGGCGCTGGGCGTACGTGGTCATGGTGGGTGGTCTCCTCGTATCAGGTGACGACGGCGGGCTCAGGCGTTGCTGGGGGCGGAGGCGTACAGGGTCTCCAGGACCGGGTTCAGGCGGGCGAAGAAGCCAGGCAGGTCCTGCTGGAAGTAGAAGTGGTCGCCGGTCAGCACCTGGGGCACGACCTCGTGCCCGGCCACCAGGGACCAGCCGTCGAGCAGGTCGACCGGGACGATCGGGTCGGCGTCCCCGCCGAACACCGCGACCGGGCAGTCGAGCCGTACGGCCGGGGCCGTGCACCGGTACGCGTCGTCGATGGCGAAGTCGGCGCGGATGGACGGCAGGACGATCTCGCGGAGCTCCTCGTCGTCGAGGATGCCGTCGTCGGTGCCGCCGCGCTCCTTGATCGCCGCGACCAGTTCGTCGTCGTCGAGCCGCTCCGGGTGCACCGGGCACTGGTTGGGCAGCACCGGTGCCCGGCAGGCGGAGGCGATCAGGCCCTGCGGGCTGCGGCCGACGGCCTGCAGCGCACGGGTGACCTCGAAGGCCACCAGGGAGCCCATGCTGTGCCCGAGCACCACCAGGGCACCGGTGTCCGCGGGAAGGGCGTCGACCACGGGCAGCGCCAGGTCGTCGACGGACTCGGGCAGGTCCTCGCTGAAGCGGGCGCCCCGGCCCGGGTACTGGCCGATGAGCAGCCGTACGTCGGCCGGGAGGTGCTCGCGCCACGCGCTGTACGCGTGCGCGTTGCCTCCGGCGTGCGGGAGCACGAGCAGCGACAGGCGGTGCGGCAGGTCGCCGGGCAGGTCCCAGACGACGTCCTCGGGGGCGGGGGTCGGGGAGGTGTTCATCAGCTGATCCGTTCTGTGGCGGTGGCGTTGGCGGTGGCGGTCTGGGGCTTGGCGACGGTCTCGGAGACCGTCTCGGTCGCGGTGCGGCGGCGGAGGGCGGGACGGGCCTTCCTCACCGGCGCGGTCTTCAGGGATTCGATGTGCTCGGCGAGCCGGGCGGGGGTGGGGTGCTGGAAGACGTCGCGGATGGTGAGCCGGACGTCGAGGGCACCGGCGATGTGGTTGGTGAGGCGGGCGCCCAGGAGGGAGTGGCCGCCGTGGTGGAAGAAGTCGTCGTCGACGGTGAGGTCGGCGGTGGTGTCGAGGGTGCGGGTGAAGAGGCCGAGGAGGGTCTCCTCCAGCGGGGTGCGCGGGGCACGGCCGGCGGAGGCGACGGGGGCCGGTTCGGGCAGCGCGCGCTTGTCGACCTTCCCGTTGGGGGTCAGCGGCAGCCGCTCCAGAACCACGAGGTGCGTGGGCACGAGGTGCTCGGGCAGCCGCTCGGCCACGTGC
The DNA window shown above is from Streptomyces vietnamensis and carries:
- a CDS encoding non-ribosomal peptide synthetase, translated to MTAVLPERSTVVPAAAQAPSAAQAPFAPQASSATPASSAPSVSEACSCGTCVAAGTGAADLLARFATAPGGRTAVVAGDRRLTFDELRAEAAVFAARLGALGVGPESVVALCLPRGAALVTAIIGTLTAGAAYLPVDPALPADRRRYLVEDSGADLVVLDGTDGTDGTSGTAGSPAPGARAVTFAELAAAPSGDPAPSPYTPVPVTGDTLAYVIYTSGSTGRPKGVEIGRAAASLLLKELEEAGAATGEGRRVGWNASPSFDASVQQWTRLCRGDTLVMIDEETRRDPSLLAAFVDEQALTDLDITPSHADPLLDLLTEDGGPRPLTLLVGGEAISPALWDRLAAAHRSGLLRALNVYGPTECTVDATAGWIDWPGEPHIGAVLPGLRMRLLDEKLAPVGPGESGELYLAGPRVGRGYRRRPGLTAERFVADIVSGDAPGGRMYRTGDRCRLLPDGRLVYLGRADGQVKLRGHRIELPEIEAALTREDGVAEAAVILGEDAGGTACLIAYHRGGDATALRAALSESLPAYMVPSAYVAVDRFATTPSGKLDRSALPTRLETPAADAEPPTTGTGTDGLNGRAEELIARVWTQVLGAASIGPDGNFFKLGGHSLLAIKLVSRVRAELSVALPVKAVYAHPRLRDLAAHIEELLAARDA
- a CDS encoding thioesterase II family protein, translating into MNTSPTPAPEDVVWDLPGDLPHRLSLLVLPHAGGNAHAYSAWREHLPADVRLLIGQYPGRGARFSEDLPESVDDLALPVVDALPADTGALVVLGHSMGSLVAFEVTRALQAVGRSPQGLIASACRAPVLPNQCPVHPERLDDDELVAAIKERGGTDDGILDDEELREIVLPSIRADFAIDDAYRCTAPAVRLDCPVAVFGGDADPIVPVDLLDGWSLVAGHEVVPQVLTGDHFYFQQDLPGFFARLNPVLETLYASAPSNA
- a CDS encoding TauD/TfdA family dioxygenase, whose amino-acid sequence is MTTYAQRPAATGITVVREPGKPALVHTPGFDTMAEATAWLSAQLPAIQAELHRSGAVMLRGLPVTDTETFAEARDVLIARRAGYKEKATPRSDFGEGVFSSTDLPAAQAIRLHNENSYTLDFPGVLLFGCVTAPETGGATTVGDMRKALALLPQDLVARFAEAGWLLVRNYSDLAGMPWRKAFSSDEPAGAEEYCDANAIGYEWLDEDTLRTRQRRSAVITHPVTGERSWFNHFAFWNARSLDEDVREVLTDTFGADGLPFDTRLGDGTVLTDAEVDAINDVYQAVTLRESWQAGDLMLVDNILCAHGRESYTGDRKIVVAMGEPVRLSDCSPTSAPSTTLYGR
- a CDS encoding condensation domain-containing protein, which gives rise to MIPLSYAQRRLWFLNRLEGASSAYNAPVVLRLGSMPDPAVLEAAVRDVVERHEVLRTVYPARDEEPYQQILDDVDVRFEVEECAAGEDVEARATAFARLPVDVTRELPLQVRLFRVTDGTAVLVLLVHHIATDGWSVGCLLADLDTAYRARGEGRAPGWEPLPVQYADYALWQRDMLGDPEDPDSTAHEQLAHWRKALDGIPAETRLPADRPRPTEPSHRGAMVTAELDAGTHRALTAVARARRGTFFMVARAALALALRAAGAGDDIVVGTAVAGRPEEDLHELVGFFVNTLALRTDLSGDPGLGALVDRVRETDLVAFAHEDLPFDLLVEDLNPERSLGRHPFFQVMLSAQTRREDATVRLGTVPAVLDDADLATAKFDLSFHCQERADGGGVLLGLQYATDLYDEDTARILLTLFRRALTAFAEERDSTPLSRVRLLTDGERDALDRRHRALAEEPRPRTAGESERTGTRSVRDPREEILNGLFAEILDRDDVRPGDNFFKLGGHSLLAGKLTNRIRGALGLQAAIRDVFLAPTPRQLLRRLGERGTGPRRPALRPVPDEHRPDPVPLSYAQRRLWFLNRLEGSSPAYNAPMVLQLEAQPDAVVLEAAVRDVMHRHEVLRTVYPVRDGEPYQCVLDVPEPRVEVEECAAPEEAQARATDFARIPLDVTSELPLRVRLFQVADGTAVLVLSVHHIATDGWSVGSLLADLDRAYRARAEGRAPEWELLPVQYTDYALWQRELLDGEHGVRDDQLAYWRKALDGIPAETRLPADRPRLTEPSHRGAVVTAEVDALVHKALAGVARSSRATFFMVVRTALSLALRAAGAGEDVVVGTAVAGRPEEDLHALVGFFVNTLALRTDMTGDPTLAELVRRVRDGDLAAFAHDDLPFDLLVEDLNPERSLGRHPFFQVMVSAQTAQDTTVRLGGISGEADGADLAGAKFDLSFHCVETHDTDGEPGGVLLGLQYATDLYDEDTARILLALFQRALTALAERSGDTPLSEVDLLTVEERRGLDRRHDALARALAERRTSGDGRGTRTGSAADPREEIIRGLFAEILDRDDVRPGDNFFKLGGHSLLAGKLTNRIRGALGLQAAIRDVFLAPTPRQLLRRLDERDDGPARPPLRPVPDALRPARVPLSAAQLRLWFLGRLEGPSATYNIPVVTRLHRPVDPATLAAALADVAGRHEVLRTVYPTAGGEPYQQVLAGATPVLQEIGADGPDALRAAVDAAAGHVFDLATEIPFRASLVTDGDGGQTMVLLVHHIAGDGWSTGCLLADLDTAYRARAGGRAPDWEPLPVQYTDYTLWQHELLDGEHGVAGEQLAHWREALDGLPPLLALPTDRPRPAETDGAGALTAFEVSAVTHRALLRVARSNGATLFMVVQAALAALLTRHGAGTDLAVGTTVAGRADDALHPLVGFFVNTLVLRTDTSGDPDFTELVRRVRESGLAAYSHQDLPFDRLVEHLSPHRSAAHAPLVQVMLQVHAAASGAGTPSVLDGEPVAFSAVGAKSDLTFALTELVDADGGPAGLRGALEYATALYDADTAALLARRLTETLDAFAADPGTALSGPSYGPAAPADKAVVLDERGRPAPVRVPGEVHERTPGGGLRTTGRRAFAEADGSLRPVAVLTVGGYPVEPGHVEDVLGRHPDVTGTAVAVRDDRLYAYVTRVPGGADEATLRGWAAERLPEYLTPARVVLVTRLPAPGAHADAPVEAVTEVGPDGREERLLGVFRDVLGGRPIGRDDNFFKSGGHSLLAVRLLNRIRAEFGQDLTLRDVFRNPTAASLARRLAEPAADPNAPASRPAAAPALRRRTAAGARRPN